The nucleotide window GGGCTTGTGCGTGCGTTGGCAGCCACGCTAAACGAAGTTTATCCTACTCAGTCAGCCAGTAAAGTCAGGGCAATAAAAAAGCCCGCACGGTCAGAACGACTGTGCGGGCTTTTTTTGTGAGCCTCTTATTGGACTCGAACCAACGACCTGCTCATTACGAATGAGCTGCTCTACCAACTGAGCTAAAGAGGCATTTCCCAGTGAACCTTTCGGCTTGGGGTGGCAAAGATAGGCAGCTCGGAGAACAAGGCGCAAGCAGAAGTGAGAAAAAATTCTGCGAAACACCAATTTGGGCTTATAACCCGGTAGCGACAATTGCCGTTTGGGCTAGGAAACAGCCTCATCCGGCGGCCTTTAGCTGCCGGTTTCTGCCCCTTTACTATGAAAAAGAAGAAATCAGCCCGGCTGCCCCAGGCCCTGGGTAGCGGCTTAGCCGGAGCCCTGGTGCTTACTGTCATCCACGAAACGGCCCGCCACCTCAACCCCGACGCGCCCCGGATGGATGTGCTGGGAATGCGCGGCCTGCGGAAAATTCTGGCCAAAGCCGATGCGCCCCAGCCCGACCACGACACGCTGTTTACCATGACCATGGCCGGTGATATTCTGTCCAATGGGCTCTATTACAGCATGGTGGGTCGGGGTAAAAAAGCGTGGCGGCGCGGGGCACTGCTGGGCTTGGCTGCCGGCGTGGGTGGGGTGCTGCTGCCCGGACCGCTGGGCCTGGGCGAAGCACCCAGCAACCGAACCCGCCAAACCCAGCTTATGACCGTAGCCTGGTACCTGCTCGGGGGCTGGCCGCCGCGGGTGCTTCGCGCTTGTGGAGCCAAGCCCGAAAACCTAAATATTAATCTGCCCGAAGTGAAATGTCAGATTGAAGGCCGCCAGCGGAATCAGGCTCGAAGCAAAGCCTTGGCTTTTGCTGGTGCGCTGCACCGATAAAGTGGAATAATCTTCCTGCTGAGTATTCCAGTTATAGCGTACATACATCTTGCTTTCAATAGAGAAGGAAAGCCGGGGCGTAAGAAAGTATTTTGCCCCCACCAAGGGCTGATACCCAAATCGGTACGGCGATAAACGAGCTTGACGTCCTTCTGCTGCTTTAGCCGCTGGTTGGTGATAGGGTCAGTCGCTTCGAAGAACAGGACGCCGGTCCGGCTGTCAGTAGCGTAGCCCGCAAATACGTCGTAGCCATAGAAAATCTGGAAGCGGCCCAGGGGCTTCTGCCATTCATAGCCGGCCGCCACACCAACGGCCGCGTAGTTGGCTTTCTTCTCCACGATTTGGCCCGTACTGCTGACGTAGTTGACTCTTATAGAGTCTTCGCTGATTTTACCCAGGTCGATAGCCCAGTTCAGATTCAAACGATAGGCGCCCCGGCGCACGGGAATGTTGGTGGCATTCCTCACTATCTCATTTTTGCGAAGCATGAACGTGGTCGAGCGACCTAGGTCATAGGGTGAATAGGCGTTAAGAGGCGAAGCGTAGGTGGAGGGTGAGTAAAGAATGGGCGAAGTAAAACGGGGCAAAATAAACGAGGCATCGACACTGACATCCCACTGATACTGCGGCACCGATGGGCCATCCGACGAGCGTTTTCCAGTCCGGAAGCTGGTGACCTCGTCGCTGGGTGCTGCTGGAGCAACGGAGGCGTTACTGCCCCCAGATGATTGGGCAGCAGTTTGCAGGGAATACAACAGGATAATAGGCAGACAGAGAAATAAGCGGGGCATAAAAAGTGGAAAAGTGAACGGTAGTAAAACGGCAGCAGAAGCCTAGGCCCAAAGAACGCCCCAGTTCTTTATTCTTATATACTATTGGTTAAATAGAAAATATCCGCTGCAAGTCGAAGTCGCGCAGATTCCTCGCTTTCGAGCATCTTTGCAACCTGATGAAAGAACTCCGCAAACTGCTGGTTCGGGCCTTGGGCTTCGAGCGTTATATCCGCCTAGTGAGTCGCGTGTACCTGCGCATGGTGGCGGCCGGGTGGGGGAAGGAGAAGTACCCAGAGCTGTTTTTTCTGGAAAAGCTCATCAAGCCCGGCTTCGTGTGCCTCGACATTGGCGCTAACCTGGGCTACTACTCTGTGGCCCTGTCGCGCCTGAGCGGGCCCACGGGCAAGGTGCTGGCTGTGGAGCCTATTCCGCTGTTTCAGGAAATCTGGCGCGAAAACGTGCGCCTCAGCGGCCACGACAACCTAACGCTGCTGCCGTATGCCCTGGGCGGAGAGAACATGACCGTGCGCATGGGCACGCCCGAGCGCAACGGCCTGCTGCACCACGGCATGACCAAAGTGGCGGCCAGCAACACGGCCGAAACCTATGCCCGCACCTACGAAGTGCCTATGCGCATCCCGGACGAGCTGCTGGCCGATTTGCCCCGGCTCGACTTTGTGAAGTGCGACGTGGAAGGCTTCGAGTCGGAGGTATTCCGCAACATGCAGGCTACGTTGCGCCGCTTCCGGCCCCTGATTCAGACCGAGCTCAACGGCTTGGAAAACCGCCAGACGGTAGTCAACTTGCTGGCTCAGCTGGGCTATAAACCATTTGTGCTGTCCGAGCGTTTGGAACTGGTACCTTGTCCGCCCGACCAACTCACTAGCCCCGTCACGGCCGACTTTTACTTTCAACCCACCAACCCTGTCTCCCCAGCAGCTTCCTGATGGCCAAGTTCCTGCTCATTCTCCTCATCGTTTCCTTTGTTGTCCGGTTTATACTACCGGTTATTCTGCGGCTGCTCGTTGGGCGGTTTGTGCAAAAGCAGGCTCGGCGCTACGGTCAGCAGTTTGGCGGCGCTATGCCCTTCGACGGGGCTTTTGGCAGCCGGCCCGCTCCCAACAGCCCGCCGCCCGGTGGGGGAATGTGCGTGTCGACTTTGTACCGCCCAAACAGGCTCAGCCCAAACCCCAGGATTTCAAAGGGGGAGAATACGTTGATTTCGAGGAAGTAAAATAGAAATTACTGCTTACAAAAAAGGCCCGCGGTACTGCTACCGCGGGCCTTTTTTGTGGAAGCTGACGCTTAAAAGCCGATGCCGATGCGGATGCCTGACCCGGCCTTTTCCTTGGACTGCAGCGAAGTGAAGAAGTCGACGCGCAGGGCTTTGAAGATATGCTCCACGCCAAGGCCCAGCTCGGCATAATGCCCGGCCGTGGGCGTGTAGAGATAATTGATGGTGGCTACTTCCTGCCACTTGAGCTGGCGGAAAGCCGGGAGCTTGTTAAAGAAAAACCCGTTGAAGTGGTGGCTGGCCCGCCCTATTAAGTACCGCTCCGCGGTGCTGTAGCGGTAGTAGTCGAGCAGCTGAAACTGCCGCTCAAAGTCGATGGCAAAGATGGTACGGTTGCCGGCGAAGTGACGGTAATCTACAAAGGTCAGGTCGGAACTGCCCAGGTAGGTGCCGGCCGTGCCGCTGAGGCGGGTTTCGCCAAACAAGCCAAAGCCCAACTCTTTCTGGGCGCCCAGCTCCAGGCGGGTAAAGCGCACGTCGGAACCCAGCACCCCGCGAAAGGCCTGCCGCAGCCCCAGCGACAGGCGCGGGTAGCGGGCATTGTAGAGGTTGAACTTGCCGTCGGGGCGGGTCACGTACTGCTGACCGGGCTGCCAGGTCAGGCCCAAGTCCAGCGTTACGGCCTGGCTGCGGCCGAAGCCCGTGCCCTCGGGCCGCTCCGCCGATTCGGGGCGGTTGGGCGTGAAGGCCCGGCCCGGCACATCCCGCAGCAGCTCCACGGTGGTATTGTAGAGTTCTTTGCGGTCGGCGTAGCTGGCGGCCAAGTTCACGAAGAAGCCGTTGGCTGCCTCGGTGCGGTAGTTGATTTCCAGTCCGTCGCGCTGGTAGTACTTGTTGTAGTTGCGGTTGGCTAGCAGCGTGTAGGTCGTGTTGAGCACCGGGGAATTGAAGGGCGTGTGGGGCTGGTTGTTGTAGGGGTCGAAGTCGAGGATGGTGCGGCCCACGGCAAAGCCGATGCGGCTGAACGACTCGGGCCGGAACGTGTAGCCGCCGCGCAGGCTGGGGCTGAACTGCTTGCTCGAAAAGCCGTAGCGCAGCGCGGGCTCCAGCGAATAGGTACGCCGGTCCTCGTAGCGCTGGGTGTAGGTGGCGTTAAGGTTGAGTACCAGGCCTTCCACCGTGTTGTACACCATCTTGTCGGTCGGCGACTCCACCGAAATAAAGCGCCGCTCGAAGGTGTTGCTGTAGGTGTAGCCGCCCACGAGCAAGCCGAAAAAGCTGGGCTTGTTGCGAATCCGGTCCATGGAATCTTGGTAGGGCTTCGACTTCTGGATAACTTCCACGCTGTCTTTCACGTGGTAGTCCTTGATTTCCTCCTCGCTCAGGGGAATAGGCCGGATAGAGTCCCAATAGGCCTCGGTCCGCTCATTGGCTCCTTTTTCAATCAGCATGACCTGCCCTTTGGGCAAGGGAGCCAGAGCAATGCCACCCTCGGGCAAGGGAACTTCCTGCTTGGCTTTAGTCTTGGCGTCGCGGCGAATGGTGCGGGTAAGGCCCCGTAGCTGAGGCCGCTCCTGCTTGGCCTCGGCCACGGTTTCGCGGTGTACTGGCTCGTTGCTGGGCGCGGGGGTAGGCGCTACTACAGGCTTGTCGGGGTAGGTGGGGGTCACGCGGTAGTTCGACAAGGACGCGTTGATGCTGCCGTTGCCCTTGAAACCCATTCCCTGGGCGCTCAGGCTTACTTTCTGCGACTGAATAATCCAGGCCTGCGGGTGGCTGGGGCCGGAGCATACAGGATTTCAACCCGCAGCTTGTCCACGTACTCGATGCCCGAGTTGGAGTCCAGGCTCAAATCGAGGCTGTGCAGGCGCCAGGTTCCGTCTTCGGCAATGTAGATAAAGCCTGAAAACGCAGGGTCAATCCGGTGTCGGGGCGTGACGCGGATTTTATTGATGGTGATGCCGTTCTGCACCGAGGTACCCACCAACTCGTAGCGGTAAAACTGCATGGCGTTCTGCGCCACCGGCGACACGAATCCCCGCTCGGAAAAGCCTGACTGCAGCAAGTTGTCGTAAAAATTAAAGCTCTTGGAAGCCCGGTTGAAGCTGAAGCCCTTGCTGCTGCCGCTCACCCGCGACGAAATCATGCGCTCCTGAATCTTGCCCGGCTGCCGGAAGCTCATGTCCGACAACGACTCCGACAAATACACCACGCCCGGCTTGATGTCGGGCCCTACTTTCACCAGGCCCATAATCTTGCCTGGCACGTCGGTGAGGCGGATAATGGACTTGATATACATGCGGGCCGTGAAGGCGGCCACTTCGGCCCGGTGGTACTTGCGCCAGTCGATGGCGTGCTGCACTATGGCGTAGGCCGGGTCCCGGTCGGAAGCTCGGATGAGGACTTCGCCCAGGTTGTAGTTTTCAGGCGTCAGCGTCACGTTGAGCACCGTGGCGGTGTCGCCGCCCGCTACGGTCAGCTTTTCCACCCGGGGCTTGAAGCCCACATACTGGTAGACAATTTCGTAGGCGCCTGCCTCCAGGCGCAGCTGGTAGTTGCCCTGCTCGTTGGAGGCTGAGCTGGTAGCCGAGCCCCGCACGGCCACGTTGGCAAACGCCAGCGGCTCGCCCTTGGGGTCGGTGATTTTGCCGCGCACAATGCCCGCCCAGGTGGCTGTAGTACCAAGCAATAAACTAAAGAAGAGCAGATAACGCAGCATGGCAGGATAGGTCATAGGAACCGTGAAGGTAGATGAAATACCCTGGGCAATGGTTGCTTACATCAGGCTTAAGCTATGTTTCATCTAACTCTTCAGTAAGATACTGCCTTATTCAAAACTGCCGGACACAAAAAAGGACGACCCGAGAGTCGTCCTTTCTGTACTATTCAAAAGCTGGCTTGCTACACAAACAGCGTGGTTTTGTTGTCCACGAAGTTGCGGGCAATGGCTTTTACTTTCACGTAGTCCAAAGGCTCGTCGAAAGCCTCCGAAGCGGCAGCAGTTGAAATCGAGCTGTCGGTCGTAATAGTGCGGCCGGCCTGCACCACGTTGTCTTCCGCGGGAAAAGTGATGCCAGTGGGTACGCCGGCAGGAACCGGATTGGTGCCAGGACCGTACACGTCGGCCGTCGAAGGATTTGTGTTTGGCGAAGGACCGCCCTGGTCAGTACCCGAAATCCAGCTTTTGGGCGAGAGTTTGGGGTCGGCACCGGCGGGGGTGGTAGCCGCGGCGGCTCCCGAAACCCCAGCGGCCAGGCCGCGACGGATGGTGCGGA belongs to Hymenobacter cellulosilyticus and includes:
- a CDS encoding DUF5686 and carboxypeptidase-like regulatory domain-containing protein encodes the protein MTYPAMLRYLLFFSLLLGTTATWAGIVRGKITDPKGEPLAFANVAVRGSATSSASNEQGNYQLRLEAGAYEIVYQYVGFKPRVEKLTVAGGDTATVLNVTLTPENYNLGEVLIRASDRDPAYAIVQHAIDWRKYHRAEVAAFTARMYIKSIIRLTDVPGKIMGLVKVGPDIKPGVVYLSESLSDMSFRQPGKIQERMISSRVSGSSKGFSFNRASKSFNFYDNLLQSGFSERGFVSPVAQNAMQFYRYELVGTSVQNGITINKIRVTPRHRIDPAFSGFIYIAEDGTWRLHSLDLSLDSNSGIEYVDKLRVEILYAPAPATRRPGLFSRRK
- a CDS encoding FkbM family methyltransferase; its protein translation is MKELRKLLVRALGFERYIRLVSRVYLRMVAAGWGKEKYPELFFLEKLIKPGFVCLDIGANLGYYSVALSRLSGPTGKVLAVEPIPLFQEIWRENVRLSGHDNLTLLPYALGGENMTVRMGTPERNGLLHHGMTKVAASNTAETYARTYEVPMRIPDELLADLPRLDFVKCDVEGFESEVFRNMQATLRRFRPLIQTELNGLENRQTVVNLLAQLGYKPFVLSERLELVPCPPDQLTSPVTADFYFQPTNPVSPAAS
- a CDS encoding DUF5686 family protein, which produces MGFKGNGSINASLSNYRVTPTYPDKPVVAPTPAPSNEPVHRETVAEAKQERPQLRGLTRTIRRDAKTKAKQEVPLPEGGIALAPLPKGQVMLIEKGANERTEAYWDSIRPIPLSEEEIKDYHVKDSVEVIQKSKPYQDSMDRIRNKPSFFGLLVGGYTYSNTFERRFISVESPTDKMVYNTVEGLVLNLNATYTQRYEDRRTYSLEPALRYGFSSKQFSPSLRGGYTFRPESFSRIGFAVGRTILDFDPYNNQPHTPFNSPVLNTTYTLLANRNYNKYYQRDGLEINYRTEAANGFFVNLAASYADRKELYNTTVELLRDVPGRAFTPNRPESAERPEGTGFGRSQAVTLDLGLTWQPGQQYVTRPDGKFNLYNARYPRLSLGLRQAFRGVLGSDVRFTRLELGAQKELGFGLFGETRLSGTAGTYLGSSDLTFVDYRHFAGNRTIFAIDFERQFQLLDYYRYSTAERYLIGRASHHFNGFFFNKLPAFRQLKWQEVATINYLYTPTAGHYAELGLGVEHIFKALRVDFFTSLQSKEKAGSGIRIGIGF